GGATCATCTCTTCCTGTTTGTAGCGAGAGCGCTTAGTTTTCGAGAAACCAACCGGTGAGAATTCCCAACGAAGAGGTGCTCGATGCGTCGTCTCGGTTTCCGTGAAGCATTGTCGATTCTGGCGCTGATCGCCGCGGCAATTCCCTCTCGCGCAGCACAGCAGGCCCCCGCCCTGATCATCGCCCCTGTCGTAGATTCCAGTCAATTTCTGACATGGACCTACCAGGAAGCCCCGATGGGACTGTTCTTGCCCAAGCGGACCGATCACCCCGTGCCGGTGGTCATGTTTCTCCATGGCTGCAACAACGATCCGGTCTACGCCCAACACTGGATCATCTCGGCACTCAACGCGATCGAACCCGTCGCCGTCTTTTTGCCCACGGCACCGGTCACTCCCAACACCCCCTACCCATGCGCCGACTGGGGTGGAACCTACGATTCGAAGATCCGATATCAATTGAAGAACGCCCTGCACGAATTGGATAGCCTGGTTGCCACGCATGGGCTGGATGCCAATCGCCAGTATGCGTATGGAGAATCGATGGGAGGCGAAGGGGTCTACCGCTTGCTCATGGACTTCCCCGCGAAATTCGCGGGCGCCGTCGATGTCGCGGGCTACACGGTCAACAAGGGGGCTGCGCAAATGGCCAAGACCCCGCTGTGGATCGTGATCGGAAGCGACGACGACATAAGCTCGGTCGACAGCAGCCGCGCCATCTACGCAGCCATCCAACAAGCGGGGGGAACCCTGGTCAAATACACCGAGTACCCGGACCTAGGGCATGTTCCCGCGATCGAGAAAGCCCGCACCGATGCAGCCTATCTGGAATGGCTCCTGGGGCAAAAACTGTCTTCCGGTGTCATCCCCAGACCCGATGTATCCAAACAGGTCGAGTCCAAGGAGATCTTCACGGTGACCAACGGTACCTTGCGGTTCACCACGGCACTTCCCGCCGGATCCCGATTGACGTTTTCCGACGTGAGCGGAAAAACGCTCTTCGAGACCGACATCCGCAGCGCCAGCATCCAACTCCCGAGCGCCCTGAAGGGCCGCGTGGTGTTTTGGCGGGTATCCGCCCGCGCAGCGGTAAAATCAGGCAAGACGACCCTTCTGCCTTGACTCGGCCTGGATCCCTCGCATCGCTGGGATCCAAGCTCAAAGACTCTTCGCCAATTCCCTGGCTTCCGCGTCCGCCCGCTTGATCAGAAACGGGATCCGGTGCGGACCCGACATGGCGAGGATCCTCGATTTGGCCTGCTCCAGGGAACATCCCACCGCCGTGACGAACAACTGTTTTTGGCTGTCGCCGCGCAAGACTTCGTGTTCCGGGGGGATCCCGTGGAACCGGGTTTTGGCCACGCCGATCACCGCCGATCTGCCTCCGATCGCTTCGTGCAGGTGCATGCCCAAGCCCGGCCGATCCTCCTCACCCAAAGTCACGTATCCATCGATGACAATGGTGGAAAAAACCCGTGGAATCCGGGCCAACAGAGCCTGGATGCACGGGAGCTCACGCTTGTAGAAGGCGCCAGGTTCGTACTCTCCGAACACCGAC
This DNA window, taken from Fibrobacterota bacterium, encodes the following:
- a CDS encoding endonuclease V, with product MNLVVDVQYGNGAAAVAGILFEEWNSQRPFEVVTAVESVFGEYEPGAFYKRELPCIQALLARIPRVFSTIVIDGYVTLGEEDRPGLGMHLHEAIGGRSAVIGVAKTRFHGIPPEHEVLRGDSQKQLFVTAVGCSLEQAKSRILAMSGPHRIPFLIKRADAEARELAKSL